The following are encoded together in the Parabacteroides chongii genome:
- the rsmA gene encoding 16S rRNA (adenine(1518)-N(6)/adenine(1519)-N(6))-dimethyltransferase RsmA has translation MRLVKPKKALGQHFLKDLQIAQRISDTLSDYKDLPVLEIGPGMGVLTQHLLTAGHDLTVVELDMESVDYLEQNFPALEGRILAEDFLRLDLAKLFPGQFCVIGNYPYNISSQIFFKVLDYKEHVPCCSGMIQKEVAERLAAGPGSKTYGILSVLLQAWYTVEYLFTVSEQVFDPPPKVKSAVIRMVRNDRKELGCDEKLFKTVVKTSFNQRRKTLRNSMKPLLGKDCPDYALPIFDKRPEQLSVEQFVELTLIADRHLKNI, from the coding sequence ACAGATCGCACAGCGTATTTCAGACACGTTGTCGGACTACAAAGATTTACCGGTTTTAGAGATCGGTCCGGGTATGGGCGTGCTTACCCAGCATCTGCTGACGGCGGGTCACGACCTGACAGTTGTGGAACTGGATATGGAGTCAGTCGATTACCTGGAACAGAACTTTCCGGCACTCGAAGGACGTATCCTCGCTGAAGATTTCCTCAGGTTGGACCTGGCGAAACTTTTCCCCGGCCAGTTCTGCGTGATCGGAAATTATCCTTATAATATATCCAGTCAGATATTCTTTAAAGTACTCGATTATAAAGAACATGTCCCGTGTTGTTCCGGAATGATCCAGAAAGAGGTCGCTGAACGTCTGGCAGCCGGACCGGGAAGCAAAACATATGGTATCCTGAGTGTCCTGCTGCAAGCCTGGTACACGGTGGAATATCTTTTTACTGTCAGTGAACAAGTTTTCGATCCGCCCCCAAAAGTGAAAAGCGCAGTTATCCGGATGGTCCGGAACGACCGGAAAGAACTGGGATGCGACGAAAAGCTATTCAAGACAGTGGTAAAAACGTCTTTCAATCAACGCCGCAAAACCCTACGCAATTCAATGAAGCCTTTGCTGGGCAAAGACTGCCCGGACTATGCGCTTCCTATCTTCGACAAACGCCCCGAACAGCTTTCGGTGGAACAGTTCGTCGAACTCACATTGATCGCAGACCGTCATCTGAAAAATATCTAA
- the mgtE gene encoding magnesium transporter, whose product MTKDYIENLKNIIADKDDAKAQALLHDLYPADIAELYQELNLREAIYLYLLMDGDKAADVLMELDEEDRHKLLKELPNELIAKRFVDNMETDDAVDLMRELDEDTQEEILSHIEDVEQAGDIVDLLKYDEDTAGGLMGTEMIVVNENWSMPQCIDEMRKQAEDMDEIYYVYVIDDDERLKGVLPLQRLITNPSVSKIKHVMKKEPISVRDSDSIEEVAETIEKYDLVALPVVDSIGRLVGRITIDDVMDEVREQHERDYQLASGISQDVETSDNVFTQTAARLPWLLIGMIGGLANSVILGGFEGNLASNPKMALFIPLIGGTGGNVGIQSSAIVVQGLANNSLKQDNIIPQILKEGVVSLINASIISLVVFVYNFFMLGDKGITASVSLSLFAVVMFASVFGTLVPMTLDRLKIDPALATGPFITITNDIIGMMIYMFISSALT is encoded by the coding sequence ATGACGAAAGACTATATCGAGAACCTGAAAAATATCATCGCCGACAAAGACGATGCCAAGGCTCAGGCATTGCTTCACGATCTATATCCGGCAGATATCGCCGAATTGTACCAGGAGCTGAACCTGCGGGAAGCTATCTATCTGTATTTGCTCATGGATGGCGACAAGGCTGCCGATGTCCTGATGGAACTGGATGAAGAAGATCGTCACAAGTTACTGAAAGAATTACCCAACGAGCTGATCGCCAAACGCTTCGTCGACAATATGGAAACCGACGACGCGGTAGACCTGATGCGTGAGTTGGATGAAGATACGCAGGAAGAGATTCTTTCGCATATCGAAGACGTGGAGCAGGCGGGCGATATCGTCGACCTGTTAAAGTACGACGAGGACACTGCCGGTGGTTTGATGGGTACGGAGATGATCGTGGTCAACGAGAACTGGAGTATGCCGCAGTGTATCGACGAAATGCGTAAGCAGGCGGAAGATATGGACGAAATCTATTATGTATATGTAATAGATGACGACGAACGCCTGAAAGGTGTTCTTCCCTTGCAGCGTCTGATCACCAATCCGTCTGTTTCGAAGATCAAGCATGTCATGAAGAAGGAGCCTATCTCCGTCCGCGACAGTGACAGTATCGAAGAGGTGGCTGAAACGATCGAGAAGTACGACCTTGTGGCGCTGCCGGTTGTCGACAGTATCGGACGTCTGGTCGGTCGTATCACGATCGACGACGTAATGGACGAAGTACGCGAACAGCACGAACGTGACTACCAGTTGGCTTCCGGTATCTCGCAGGACGTGGAGACTTCGGATAATGTATTTACCCAGACGGCGGCACGTCTTCCCTGGTTGCTGATCGGTATGATCGGAGGACTGGCCAACTCGGTCATTCTAGGCGGTTTCGAAGGAAATCTGGCAAGTAATCCCAAGATGGCGCTGTTCATTCCGCTGATTGGCGGGACGGGGGGTAATGTCGGAATACAATCTTCGGCTATCGTCGTACAGGGGTTGGCAAATAACTCTCTGAAACAGGATAATATTATTCCGCAGATATTAAAGGAAGGGGTCGTTTCGCTGATCAATGCCAGTATTATCAGCCTGGTTGTATTCGTATACAATTTCTTTATGCTGGGCGACAAAGGGATTACGGCTTCCGTTTCCCTCAGCTTGTTTGCAGTCGTCATGTTCGCCAGCGTTTTCGGCACGCTTGTCCCAATGACGCTCGATCGCCTGAAGATCGATCCGGCATTGGCTACAGGACCGTTTATCACAATTACCAACGATATTATCGGAATGATGATTTATATGTTCATATCTTCGGCGTTGACGTAA
- a CDS encoding CidA/LrgA family protein has product MLKQAFYILFFYFTGEFISSFIDGFIPGSVIGMILLFLALVFKLVKPANVKKLSTILTENMGLFFLPAGVGLMSSLGIISQYWAVIVTASVVSTILVIASVALIQQKLGKEGESNE; this is encoded by the coding sequence ATGCTAAAACAAGCATTTTACATTCTGTTCTTCTATTTTACCGGAGAATTTATCAGTTCTTTCATTGATGGCTTTATCCCGGGGAGCGTCATCGGTATGATATTGTTATTCCTGGCATTGGTATTCAAATTGGTCAAGCCAGCGAATGTAAAGAAACTATCGACGATCCTGACTGAGAACATGGGGTTGTTCTTCCTTCCTGCCGGTGTCGGACTTATGAGTTCTCTCGGCATTATCTCACAATATTGGGCAGTAATCGTTACGGCATCCGTGGTCAGCACCATCCTGGTCATCGCCAGCGTCGCCCTTATCCAACAAAAACTCGGCAAGGAGGGCGAAAGCAATGAATAG
- a CDS encoding UDP-2,3-diacylglucosamine diphosphatase: protein MNSSRKKIFFASDAHLGARFHKDPLAIEKKLVRWLDSIKDEATAIYFLGDMFDYWYEYKYVVPKGFIRFLGKLAELSDSGVEIHIFIGNHDIWMFDYLPNEIGAIIHRDVLITDLLGKRFFLGHGDEVDYRSKAFRFIRALFRNKFCQWLYAGIHPRWTFGFALGWSLSSRKKGLEKHKTSEAADYQGEDCEYMVLFAKEYLKTHPDINFFIFGHRHIMLDLMLSRTSRLLIAGDWMRLFSYIVWDGESLFLEQFEVE, encoded by the coding sequence ATGAATTCATCCCGGAAGAAAATATTTTTTGCATCGGACGCTCACCTGGGCGCCCGATTTCATAAAGACCCGCTGGCCATTGAGAAAAAGCTGGTGCGTTGGCTCGACAGCATCAAAGACGAGGCAACGGCAATCTATTTTCTGGGGGATATGTTCGACTACTGGTACGAATACAAATATGTCGTACCTAAAGGATTCATCCGTTTTCTCGGTAAACTGGCAGAACTGTCGGACAGCGGGGTAGAAATTCATATTTTCATCGGTAACCACGATATCTGGATGTTCGATTACCTGCCGAATGAGATCGGTGCAATTATTCATCGCGACGTATTGATTACCGATTTGCTGGGTAAACGTTTCTTCCTCGGTCACGGTGACGAAGTGGATTACCGCAGCAAGGCTTTCCGTTTTATCCGTGCCCTTTTCCGCAATAAATTCTGCCAATGGCTGTATGCCGGCATCCATCCCCGCTGGACTTTCGGCTTTGCATTAGGCTGGTCGCTGAGCAGCCGCAAAAAAGGATTGGAAAAGCACAAGACAAGTGAGGCAGCCGATTATCAGGGAGAAGACTGCGAATATATGGTTCTCTTTGCCAAAGAATATCTGAAAACACATCCTGATATCAACTTCTTTATTTTCGGCCATCGCCATATCATGCTCGACCTGATGCTCTCCCGCACTTCCCGCCTGCTGATAGCCGGTGACTGGATGAGACTGTTCTCGTACATTGTATGGGATGGAGAAAGCCTGTTCCTTGAACAGTTCGAAGTGGAATAA
- the efp gene encoding elongation factor P, whose product MINSQDIKKGTCIRLDGKLYFCVDFLHVKPGKGNTIMRTTLKDVVKGGQIERRFNIGEKLEDVRVERRPYQYTYAEGEHYHFMNQETFEDVIIDKELINGVDYMIEGQIVEVVSDASTETVLFADMPTKVQLKITYTEPGVKGDTATNTLKPATVESGAEVRVPLFINEGEIIEINTTDGSYVGRIRE is encoded by the coding sequence ATGATTAATTCACAAGACATTAAAAAAGGAACTTGTATTCGTTTGGATGGCAAACTGTATTTCTGTGTTGACTTCCTTCACGTAAAACCGGGAAAAGGAAACACAATTATGCGTACTACATTAAAAGACGTAGTAAAAGGAGGCCAGATCGAACGTCGCTTCAATATCGGTGAAAAACTGGAAGATGTACGCGTAGAACGTCGTCCTTATCAATATACTTATGCAGAAGGCGAACACTACCACTTTATGAATCAGGAAACATTCGAAGATGTTATTATCGACAAAGAACTGATCAACGGCGTCGATTATATGATCGAAGGACAGATCGTTGAAGTTGTTTCCGATGCATCTACTGAAACTGTTCTTTTCGCCGATATGCCTACAAAAGTTCAGTTAAAGATCACTTATACTGAACCGGGTGTAAAAGGCGATACAGCTACTAACACATTGAAACCGGCCACAGTTGAATCAGGAGCAGAAGTTCGTGTTCCGTTGTTTATCAACGAAGGCGAAATCATCGAAATCAACACGACAGACGGTTCTTATGTAGGACGTATCCGCGAATGA
- a CDS encoding LrgB family protein, with protein sequence MNSLAHSEVFALTLVIGTYLAALALYKKTRISLLNPLLTSIFVIILVLKTMGIEYESFQKGSHLIHFMLGPSVVALGFVLYDQIQYLKGNVISILTSVFVGAIIGIVSVIVIGDLMGADQALIASLQPKSVTTPIAMGIAEKAGGIPSLTAVIVVAVGIFGSIVGPFVMKVLGIESRIAKGLALGASSHGLGTSVAIQIGAIEGALSGLAIGLMGIMTAILVPVISFIISLF encoded by the coding sequence ATGAATAGTCTGGCACACTCCGAAGTATTTGCACTTACTCTAGTGATCGGTACTTACCTGGCAGCACTTGCATTATATAAAAAGACGCGTATCAGCCTGCTGAACCCGTTGCTGACTTCCATATTCGTTATCATTCTCGTTTTAAAGACAATGGGGATAGAGTACGAATCTTTCCAAAAAGGAAGCCATCTGATCCATTTCATGCTGGGTCCTTCGGTCGTAGCATTGGGATTTGTCCTCTATGACCAGATACAATATCTGAAAGGGAATGTGATTTCCATCCTTACTTCCGTATTTGTCGGAGCCATTATAGGCATCGTCAGCGTTATCGTGATCGGCGACCTGATGGGAGCCGACCAGGCATTGATCGCCTCGCTTCAACCGAAATCGGTAACAACTCCTATCGCCATGGGGATTGCGGAAAAAGCCGGCGGAATACCTTCGCTGACTGCTGTGATTGTCGTAGCCGTAGGTATATTCGGCAGTATTGTCGGACCGTTTGTCATGAAAGTACTCGGCATAGAAAGCCGGATTGCCAAGGGATTAGCCCTCGGAGCCTCTTCACATGGACTGGGCACTTCCGTTGCCATTCAGATCGGAGCTATCGAAGGCGCTTTGAGCGGATTAGCGATCGGACTGATGGGAATCATGACCGCTATTCTGGTTCCGGTAATCAGTTTTATCATTTCCCTGTTTTAG
- the radC gene encoding RadC family protein has translation MKIKEWAEEDRPREKMLLKGVASLSEAELLAILIGSGNSNETAVQLSQRILNTVDNNLNALAKLTIQELISGFKGIGEAKAITICAALEIGKRRNLADPILRQSIRSSHDAYSLFHPLLCDLPHEELWIALTNRAGKVLSKVRISQGGTGETSADLRIILKTAINALAAGIILCHNHPSGNTRPSSQDDSLTKRLYKAAELLEINLLDHIILSDGSYFSYADEGQL, from the coding sequence ATGAAAATAAAAGAATGGGCAGAAGAAGACCGCCCGCGTGAAAAAATGTTACTCAAAGGCGTTGCCTCTCTCAGTGAAGCCGAACTCCTGGCTATCCTGATCGGTTCGGGCAATAGTAATGAAACAGCCGTACAACTTTCACAACGTATCCTCAACACTGTAGACAACAATCTGAATGCATTGGCAAAGCTGACTATCCAGGAGCTTATTTCCGGCTTCAAAGGTATCGGTGAAGCGAAAGCCATTACGATTTGTGCCGCCCTCGAAATAGGCAAACGCCGTAATCTGGCCGACCCGATCCTCCGCCAGTCCATCCGGAGCAGCCACGACGCTTACTCCCTGTTCCACCCCTTGCTCTGTGACCTGCCTCACGAAGAGCTGTGGATTGCCCTGACCAACCGTGCAGGAAAAGTTCTGAGCAAAGTCCGGATCAGCCAGGGAGGAACCGGAGAGACCTCTGCCGACCTGCGTATCATCCTGAAAACAGCCATCAACGCACTGGCAGCAGGTATTATTCTCTGCCACAATCATCCTTCGGGAAATACCCGTCCGAGTTCACAGGACGACTCCCTCACCAAACGTCTGTATAAAGCTGCCGAATTGCTGGAAATTAATCTACTCGACCACATAATCCTCTCCGACGGGAGCTACTTCAGTTATGCAGACGAAGGACAACTTTAA
- a CDS encoding SUF system Fe-S cluster assembly protein codes for MNNEFLQTEEAIVAMLKTVYDPEIPVNVFDLGLIYKVDVDDEKNVRIDMTLTAPNCPAADFILEDVRMKVESVDGVNNVEVNLVFEPEWDKDMMSEEAKLELGFL; via the coding sequence ATGAACAACGAATTCCTCCAAACAGAAGAAGCGATTGTCGCCATGCTGAAAACAGTATACGATCCGGAAATACCGGTCAACGTATTCGATCTCGGCCTGATATATAAAGTAGACGTAGACGACGAAAAGAACGTCCGTATAGATATGACCCTGACTGCCCCGAATTGTCCGGCAGCCGACTTCATCCTGGAAGATGTACGCATGAAAGTGGAATCGGTAGACGGTGTGAACAACGTGGAAGTCAACCTCGTATTCGAACCGGAGTGGGATAAAGACATGATGTCGGAAGAGGCAAAACTGGAACTCGGTTTCTTATGA